A stretch of the Gossypium hirsutum isolate 1008001.06 chromosome D07, Gossypium_hirsutum_v2.1, whole genome shotgun sequence genome encodes the following:
- the LOC107956194 gene encoding protein NRT1/ PTR FAMILY 6.4 codes for MVLVESHGEKDDSNEGTVVDFRGNPVDKSKTGGWLAAGLILGSELSERICVMGISMNLVTYLVGDLHISAAKSATIVTNFMGALNLLGLLGGFLADAKLGRYLTVALSASITALGVILLTLATTIPSMRPPYCDDYRRKHHECIEANGRQLALLYAALYTTALGGGGIKSNVSGFGSDQFDVGDPKEEKAMIFFFNRFYFGISLGSLFAVIVLVYIQDNVGRGWGYGISAVTMVIAVAVLICGTPWYRFKKPQGSPLTIVWRVLLLALKKKKQPYPSHPSLLNDYDNRKVPYTPRFKFLDKAAILDDNCAANAEKNNPWLVSTVTHVEEVKMVIKLLPIWSTCILFWTIYSQMTTFTVEQATIMHRKIGSFVIPAGSFSAFLIISILLFTSLNEKFFVPLARKITHNPQGITSLQRIGIGLVFSVAAMVGAAIIEKERREIAVEKEVKISAFWLLVQFFLVGAGEAFAYVGQLEFFIREAPDRMKSMSTGLFLSTISMGFFVSSLLVSIVDHVTNRNWLRNNLNKGKLNNFYWLLAVLGFLNFLVFLIFASRHQYKMQLPVEPESGEKELKGLNGETIQDMEKKASLQAVGEVEP; via the exons ATG GTTTTGGTTGAAAGCCATGGTGAGAAAGATGATTCAAATGAGGGAACCGTGGTTGATTTCCGGGGGAATCCGGTGGACAAGTCGAAAACCGGTGGATGGCTCGCTGCAGGGCTCATCTTAG GATCTGAGCTCTCTGAGAGGATATGTGTGATGGGCATATCTATGAATTTGGTGACGTACTTAGTTGGAGATTTGCATATCTCAGCAGCAAAATCCGCAACTATCGTTACCAACTTCATGGGCGCTCTTAATCTGCTTGGTCTCCTCGGAGGTTTCTTAGCCGATGCCAAACTCGGCCGATACTTGACTGTGGCACTTTCTGCATCCATAACTGCTCTG GGAGTGATTTTATTGACACTGGCTACGACAATTCCCAGCATGAGGCCTCCTTACTGTGATGACTACAGAAGGAAGCATCACGAGTGCATCGAGGCAAACGGCCGGCAACTGGCTTTGCTGTATGCGGCACTGTACACAACAGCACTTGGTGGTGGGGGAATAAAGTCTAATGTCTCGGGTTTTGGGTCGGATCAGTTCGACGTGGGAGACCCCAAGGAGGAGAAGGCTATGATTTTCTTCTTCAATAGGTTCTATTTCGGCATCAGCCTGGGGTCATTGTTTGCGGTGATTGTGCTGGTGTATATACAAGACAATGTAGGAAGAGGGTGGGGATACGGGATTTCAGCAGTAACAATGGTGATTGCGGTAGCGGTTTTGATTTGTGGGACTCCATGGTACAGGTTCAAAAAGCCTCAGGGGAGCCCTTTAACTATCGTATGGAGGGTTCTATTATTGgcattgaagaagaaaaaacagCCTTATCCTTCCCACCCCAGCCTCTTGAACGATTACGACAACCGAAAGGTTCCCTACACGCCAAGATTCAA GTTTCTGGACAAGGCTGCAATCCTAGACGACAACTGTGCTGCCAACGCAGAAAAAAATAACCCATGGCTAGTATCAACTGTGACCCATGTGGAAGAAGTAAAAATGGTGATAAAATTACTCCCCATTTGGTCTACGTGTATACTCTTCTGGACAATCTACTCCCAGATGACTACATTTACAGTTGAGCAAGCCACCATCATGCACCGCAAAATTGGCTCTTTCGTAATCCCCGCAGGATCTTTCTCCGCTTTTCTCATTATCAGCATTCTCCTCTTCACTtccctaaatgaaaaatttttcgtTCCCTTGGCTCGAAAAATCACCCATAATCCCCAGGGAATCACTAGCCTCCAGAGGATTGGGATTGGACTAGTTTTTTCGGTAGCTGCTATGGTAGGGGCTGCTATTATTGAGAAAGAGAGGAGGGAAATTGCTGTAGAGAAAGAAGTCAAAATAAGTGCTTTTTGGCTACTTGTTCAGTTCTTCCTTGTTGGTGCTGGGGAGGCTTTTGCTTATGTTGGACAACTTGAGTTCTTTATTAGAGAGGCACCAGACCGGATGAAATCCATGAGCACAGGGCTTTTCCTGAGCACCATTTCAATGGGGTTCTTTGTGAGCAGTTTGCTGGTGTCTATCGTCGACCATGTAACCAACAGGAACTGGCTTaggaataatttgaataaaggaaaGTTAAATAACTTCTATTGGTTACTTGCAGTCTTAGGATTCTTGAATTTCTTGGTTTTTCTAATCTTTGCATCAAGACATCAGTACAAGATGCAGCTGCCTGTAGAGCCCGAGTCTGGAGAGAAGGAACTTAAGGGCTTGAATGGCGAAACCATACAAGACATGGAGAAGAAAGCAAGTCTTCAGGCAGTGGGAGAAGTAGAGCCATAG